The region GGTTCTGTTGCAAATTGAAGAAAAACGGCAACAAATGATCGAATTGGCCCTCACTTATGGGTTCACGGCGAAAGAGACGATCGAATGCAGCCAAGAGCTGGACCAATTGATCAATCAATATTTGCAGCAAACGAGGATTTTTGAATCGCCTTCCCCGTCCGTCCAGTAAGCGGGGGTTTTTATTGCCCCGGCCGGCGGCGAAACGGCGGCCGCGCTCCGTATGTCCCCCACCTCCACAGCCACTCAACCGGCCCATAATGAAAACGCGCGAACCAAAAGCGACTCATCCATACTTCAGCTGCATACAAGGCAAACGCGAGTAGCGTCTCCTGCCATGCACTTGTGCGTCCGTACCACCCAAGCCCATAACCGTAAAACAGCGACGTGCAAACGAGCGATTGGGCGAGGTAATGGGTGAGCGACATTTTCCCGACGTCTTGCCACCACCGCCAAGCGCGCTGCCAGCTTTGTTTCCCGCAGACGAACACGGCAGCCGCCGCGTAGAACACCGCCAATGCGGCGCCTCCGAAGCTGTCTTGGATGTACACGGTCAAGTCGTTGGCCTCAATCCAATACGGGATGGTTTTGAGCGCTAAACCAAAACAGAGCGCCCACCCCATCAGGCGGCGCAGCTTCGCAGGCGAGTGACGGTCGGCTTCAAGCCAACGTTGGTCGGCGGCATAGCCGCCGAGTAAACAAAAGGGCAATACGGTCAACACCGTAAACATCAGCCCGCCATCGCTGTTGACATATGCCCAGTCATGCCAACGTTGCCAAAACACATCGCCAAACGTTCCACTTTGATAATGACGAACCGCTGCGGCCGCCTCAGCCTCGTGGCCGCCAACTGTTTCCGTTCCTCCTGCCCACATGCTGAGGGCCATTAGCAACGCCATGAGGCCGCGAAAAAGAAAAAAGACAGCAACAGCCGCCGCCCCCCACCAACGGGGCGGGGCGGCGAAAAAGAAAAGCATGATGAATCCCGCAATCGCATAAGGAATCAAAATATCGCCAAACCAAAGGCCAAACGCGTGAACAACGCCGATCCCCAACAAAAGAAGGAAACGGCGCAAAAGAATCGGAATCGGCCGCTCCCCGCGGCTGCTGAGCCGGCGGAACATCATCACGGCGCCAAAGCCGAATAAAAAGGCAAACAGCGGATACGCGCTCGCTTCAAACAACACGTCAACGACCGCGGCCACAGTCCGATCGAAGCCGCTGTCCTTGATGGTGTCACCATATAACGCCGGCGAGGAAAAATAACGCATGTTGACAAGCAAAATGCCGAGCAAGGCGAATCCACGCAGCACATCCGCCGCCGCGATTCGCTCGGGCGATCTGATCATCGCTTTCTCCCTTCTTTCTACCGCCTAGCCGTCTGCGCAATCGGCGACGCCTTACAGCCTTGCCAGCACGCCCGCCGCTTGATCCATTTCATTCGACGCGCTCTCTTCTGCTCGTCCGAAGGCGCATACATGTATCATCAGTTGACATAGCGGCCCGATTTCCCCATTGCCTCCCAATATTGGCGGCGCAAATGCACTTTCTGAATTTTTCCGGAGGCTGTTTTCGGCAGCTCATCGACAAACGTGACACCCGTAATGGCTTTGAAATGAGCCAGTTTTTCCCGTGAAAAGGCGATCAGCTCTTCCTCTGTCACGTTGTGCCCTGGGCGGACAACAACGAACGCATGCGGCGTTTCTCCCCATTTTTCGTGCGGCGCGGCAATGACGGCTGCCTCAAGCACAGCAGGGTGTTCATAAAGCGCACCTTCGACTTCAATCGAGGAAATATTTTCTCCCCCGCTAATAATAATATCCTTTTTCCGGTCAACGATATCAATATGCCCGTATTCATCGACGGTCGCCATATCGCCGGTGTACAGCCAGCCGTCGCGGATCGTTGCGGCGGTCGCTTCTTCGTTTTTCCAATATCCTTTCATGACGCCATGGCTGCGGACGATCACCTCGCCGATCGCCCGGCCATTATGAGGCACTTCGTCGCCGTTTTCATCGACCACTTTCACTTCACAGCCGATCATCGGATAACCGGCTTTGGCTTTGATCCGCTGCTTTTGTTCCAGCGTCAGCCCGTCAAGCTGCGGACGAATGAGCGAAATCGTGCTGAGCGGAGACGATTCGGTCATGCCGTACACCTGGATAAACTCCCAGCCGAGCTTCTCCTCGACGCGCGCGACAAACGCCGGCGGCGGCGCAGAACCGGCGATGACGACCCGCACGCCTTCCGGGACGTCCGGTTGATATTGCTCATAATATTGCAGCAACATATTGAGCACAGTCGGAGCCATATGCATGACCGTCACCCGATGTTCTTTGACAAGATCAAAAATGACCTTTGGATCGACTTTCCGCAAACCGATTTGCGTTGCTCCATTGGCCGTATAGTAAAAAGGAGCCCCCCAGCCGTTGACGTGGAACATCGGCAGCACATGCAAATACGTATCGCGGTCGGACACACGCAAATGGTGCATCGTCACAAGCGCATGCAAGTAGTTGTTCCGATGCGTCAGCATGACTCCTTTTGGGTTGCCTGTCGTCCCGCTCGTATATAGCAAGCTGCATACATCATTCTCATCGATCATCGGGCGCAGAACGGGCGTCAAAGACTGGCCGTCCAGCCATTCGTCGTAAGCGATTTCATCAATCGCCGCGTCTGTTTTATGGTGGACAATGATCTCCTCGACCGTTTCAAGCTTGTTTTTGACCGGTGCAATCAGCCCGTACAACTCCTGATCCACAAACAATACTTTCGTTTCGCTGTGATTCAAAATGAAAACGTAATCATCCGGTTTCAGCCGCGTATTCAGCGGCACCATCACCCCTCCCACTTCAAATACACCGTAAAATCCTTCGAGCATCTCGAGCGTGTTGGGCGCCAAGTACGCCACGCGGTCGCCTTTATGGACGCCAAACCCTCGCAGTCCGTTGGCAAGCCTCGACACCCGTTCGCCAAGCTCACGATACGTCACCGTCCGCCCCGAACAAATCATGGCTGTCTTGTCCCCATAGAGGGCTACGGCGCGATCTAAAAAGTGATTGAGCACGAGCGGCGCATTCATTCTTTCATCCCCTTGTTTTATATTTTTGAAAATTTATAATTGTATTATATAACAAAGATGGCATAAAGAAAAAGAGGGCCCGTCCCAAAAGGTCGTAAAACAGGTCGTAAAACGACTTTTGAAGCCGGCCCTCTTTCTTGGCTAATCCGCTCCATTGCGCCAAAAAAGAACTCGGTTTCTTCTTTATTTCCAAAAAAACGAATGCTAGGCGAGTTGTCTCAACATCCGCTAATTATTTCCTTTCACCCCGGCATCAGAGACGTCCGGATCGACCGTATTCGTGACGCTGCAAAACGTATTCGTTTGCAAGAAATCGCCAGTATTGCCACCGCCGGCGCCTGAATTGGACTTCGTGGTGCTTTTCGGAGCGATTTGCAGCACATCTCCCATGTTGACGGTGCCATTGCCGCTTACGTTCGTCACTTTGATCCCACCAATGACGATTGCTGGCATCCCCTTTCCCCTTCCTTTCTGCCCGTTCCCTTTCTTTATTATACGCGGGAGCTGCTTCCCCCAATTGGACTCTCGCCCCGGATTGAACCGTTTTTTCTCCGTTTTCATACAATAACGATAACGACATGACGAA is a window of Geobacillus kaustophilus DNA encoding:
- a CDS encoding spore germination protein — encoded protein: MPAIVIGGIKVTNVSGNGTVNMGDVLQIAPKSTTKSNSGAGGGNTGDFLQTNTFCSVTNTVDPDVSDAGVKGNN
- a CDS encoding fatty acid--CoA ligase — its product is MNAPLVLNHFLDRAVALYGDKTAMICSGRTVTYRELGERVSRLANGLRGFGVHKGDRVAYLAPNTLEMLEGFYGVFEVGGVMVPLNTRLKPDDYVFILNHSETKVLFVDQELYGLIAPVKNKLETVEEIIVHHKTDAAIDEIAYDEWLDGQSLTPVLRPMIDENDVCSLLYTSGTTGNPKGVMLTHRNNYLHALVTMHHLRVSDRDTYLHVLPMFHVNGWGAPFYYTANGATQIGLRKVDPKVIFDLVKEHRVTVMHMAPTVLNMLLQYYEQYQPDVPEGVRVVIAGSAPPPAFVARVEEKLGWEFIQVYGMTESSPLSTISLIRPQLDGLTLEQKQRIKAKAGYPMIGCEVKVVDENGDEVPHNGRAIGEVIVRSHGVMKGYWKNEEATAATIRDGWLYTGDMATVDEYGHIDIVDRKKDIIISGGENISSIEVEGALYEHPAVLEAAVIAAPHEKWGETPHAFVVVRPGHNVTEEELIAFSREKLAHFKAITGVTFVDELPKTASGKIQKVHLRRQYWEAMGKSGRYVN
- a CDS encoding aspartyl-phosphate phosphatase Spo0E family protein, producing the protein MVLLQIEEKRQQMIELALTYGFTAKETIECSQELDQLINQYLQQTRIFESPSPSVQ
- a CDS encoding DUF418 domain-containing protein; the protein is MIRSPERIAAADVLRGFALLGILLVNMRYFSSPALYGDTIKDSGFDRTVAAVVDVLFEASAYPLFAFLFGFGAVMMFRRLSSRGERPIPILLRRFLLLLGIGVVHAFGLWFGDILIPYAIAGFIMLFFFAAPPRWWGAAAVAVFFLFRGLMALLMALSMWAGGTETVGGHEAEAAAAVRHYQSGTFGDVFWQRWHDWAYVNSDGGLMFTVLTVLPFCLLGGYAADQRWLEADRHSPAKLRRLMGWALCFGLALKTIPYWIEANDLTVYIQDSFGGAALAVFYAAAAVFVCGKQSWQRAWRWWQDVGKMSLTHYLAQSLVCTSLFYGYGLGWYGRTSAWQETLLAFALYAAEVWMSRFWFARFHYGPVEWLWRWGTYGARPPFRRRPGQ